One genomic region from Quercus robur chromosome 4, dhQueRobu3.1, whole genome shotgun sequence encodes:
- the LOC126722123 gene encoding F-box/kelch-repeat protein At1g57790-like: protein MEVAKVENQNTHSYPFIASRLYPWLVILDVKQGQRQTFFDVSKNHYQTKNIPEMCNKLIYACSHGWLVLVDPDSMDCYLWNPISLEKALLPSLKSINYSCCILSSSPSDPECHILFFNRLENSLLVCQKGDFEFNEQVDIFAEDVNLKNVAMVGKTIYCLASRYTLYTAEVVGRTVQFTRIIMEELPWPSPLDLPRFDAFIVESCGELFLVHMMFFGFRMEEVYGFFVFRMDFEEKRWVKVKSIGDRTIFLCQHNNTGCMYSLATELGIKTNSIYFTMNCQRLLYVFDLESLCISKSLPCSTVSRDLVQYWVMI, encoded by the coding sequence ATGGAAGTAGCAAAAGTAGAGAATCAAAATACGCATTCCTATCCTTTCATTGCCTCTCGATTGTATCCTTGGCTTGTAATCCTTGATGTTAAGCAAGGACAGAGGCAAACTTTCTTCGACGTATCAAAAAATCATTATCAGACAAAAAATATTCCTGAGATGTGCAACAAACTAATATACGCTTGTTCTCATGGATGGTTGGTTTTGGTTGATCCTGATTCAATGGATTGTTATCTTTGGAATCCCATCTCTTTAGAAAAGGCTCTGCTCCCATCATTGAAATCCATTAATTACAGCTGCTGCATTCTATCATCGTCTCCAAGTGATCCTGAATGTCATATCTTGTTCTTCAATAGATTGGAAAACTCTCTTTTGGTTTGTCAGAAGGGTGACTTTGAATTTAACGAACAAGTTGATATATTTGCTGAAGATGTTAATTTAAAGAACGTTGCAATGGTTGGAAAAACAATCTATTGTTTGGCGTCAAGATATACTTTGTATACAGCTGAAGTTGTGGGTCGAACAGTCCAGTTTACACGAATTATAATGGAGGAACTTCCTTGGCCATCACCTTTGGACCTTCCAAGATTTGATGCTTTTATCGTTGAATCTTGTGGTGAACTCTTTCTAGTTCACATGATGTTTTTTGGATTTCGCATGGAAGAGGTCTATGGATTCTTTGTCTTCCGAATGGATTTTGAAGAGAAGAGGTGGGTTAAAGTGAAAAGTATAGGAGATCGAACTATTTTCTTATGCCAGCATAATAACACTGGTTGCATGTATTCTTTGGCAACAGAGTTGGGAATTAAAACAAACTCAATCTACTTTACGATGAACTGCCAGAGACTTCTTTACGTGTTTGACTTGGAAAGTCTATGTATTTCAAAGTCTTTACCTTGTTCTACTGTAAGCCGTGATTTAGTACAATATTGGGTAATGATTTAG